A DNA window from Amycolatopsis sp. DSM 110486 contains the following coding sequences:
- a CDS encoding pyridoxamine 5'-phosphate oxidase family protein: MSTPTADNSCAPQTSLGPFSSPGASPTPWEATEWALRHIQKFHLCTVRRDGRPHVTPLLAIWALGAMWFTTGDREQKAKNLSSNQACTLSTGTGTLTGMDYIIEGIASLVTDQPTRETAATAFEQAYGWQLTREDGTWYQLGDAIRTGNVQLYRVQPDKAFAFATGSESSQTRYRWS; the protein is encoded by the coding sequence ATGTCCACTCCTACGGCTGACAACTCGTGCGCGCCGCAGACCAGCCTCGGTCCGTTCTCCTCGCCGGGCGCCAGCCCGACTCCGTGGGAGGCGACGGAGTGGGCACTGCGTCACATCCAGAAATTCCACCTGTGCACGGTGCGCCGCGACGGCCGCCCCCACGTGACACCGCTGCTGGCGATCTGGGCGCTCGGCGCGATGTGGTTCACCACAGGCGACCGCGAGCAGAAAGCCAAGAACCTCAGCTCCAACCAGGCCTGCACACTGAGCACCGGAACCGGCACCCTGACCGGCATGGACTACATCATCGAAGGCATCGCGAGCCTGGTCACCGACCAGCCCACCAGGGAAACCGCGGCGACGGCGTTCGAACAGGCCTACGGCTGGCAACTCACCCGCGAGGACGGAACGTGGTACCAACTCGGCGACGCCATCAGGACCGGGAACGTTCAGCTCTACCGGGTCCAGCCCGACAAGGCTTTCGCCTTCGCGACCGGTAGCGAGTCGTCGCAGACTCGCTACCGCTGGAGCTGA
- a CDS encoding serine hydrolase domain-containing protein, with amino-acid sequence MGELQDRIQRRLDTLVDTGAETGLQVAVYEGGALIVDAVAGTAEPGRPLTSGTPIFSFSTAKNVAATLAHLLVARGFLDYDSPVTDLWPEFGAHGKATATLRHVLTHTVGLPAMPREITPRELPDWSRVCESLAAAEPRWPPGTATGYHSFTFGYLGGELARRATGRSMSELLREWITVPLGIEGQLYFAAPEEVLAGFARLEQQASHWPAAPILAPWESRPSADFGNTDTILRADIPSVGTATAHGLAAMYNAVLQGTLVDAARLTELSALAFEGTDQVFGNPVRMALGFPIGRIGAPAEENSAAFGWPGGGGSYAYADPARGVAFALTKTRLVPNFDTALSVTAILADHLSGTG; translated from the coding sequence ATGGGTGAGCTCCAGGACCGGATTCAACGTCGGCTCGACACTTTGGTCGATACCGGCGCGGAGACCGGTCTGCAGGTCGCCGTCTACGAGGGCGGCGCGCTCATCGTCGACGCGGTGGCGGGCACGGCCGAGCCGGGGCGACCGCTCACCTCCGGCACGCCGATCTTCAGCTTCTCCACCGCCAAGAACGTGGCGGCCACGCTCGCCCACCTGCTCGTCGCGCGGGGTTTCCTCGACTACGACAGCCCGGTCACGGACCTCTGGCCCGAGTTCGGCGCACACGGCAAGGCCACGGCGACGCTCCGGCACGTGCTGACCCACACGGTCGGACTGCCGGCCATGCCGCGCGAGATCACCCCGCGCGAGCTTCCCGACTGGTCCAGGGTGTGCGAGTCGCTGGCCGCCGCCGAGCCGCGCTGGCCGCCGGGGACCGCCACGGGCTACCACTCGTTCACCTTCGGCTACCTCGGCGGCGAGCTGGCCCGCCGTGCGACCGGACGGTCCATGTCCGAGTTGCTGCGCGAGTGGATCACAGTGCCGCTCGGGATCGAGGGGCAGCTCTACTTCGCCGCTCCGGAGGAGGTGCTGGCGGGTTTCGCGCGCCTCGAGCAGCAGGCTTCGCACTGGCCGGCCGCCCCGATCCTCGCCCCCTGGGAAAGCCGGCCGAGTGCCGATTTCGGAAACACCGACACGATCCTGCGCGCCGATATTCCGTCCGTGGGTACGGCCACCGCCCACGGCCTCGCCGCGATGTACAACGCCGTGCTGCAAGGCACGCTCGTGGATGCCGCGCGGTTGACGGAACTGTCCGCGCTCGCTTTCGAGGGCACGGACCAGGTTTTCGGCAACCCGGTGCGCATGGCCTTGGGCTTCCCGATCGGCCGCATCGGCGCCCCCGCCGAGGAGAACTCCGCGGCCTTCGGCTGGCCAGGCGGGGGCGGCAGCTACGCCTACGCCGACCCCGCTCGCGGAGTCGCCTTCGCCCTGACGAAAACCCGGCTCGTACCGAACTTCGACACCGCACTGTCGGTCACCGCGATCCTCGCCGACCATCTGTCCGGGACCGGTTGA